From Synergistaceae bacterium, the proteins below share one genomic window:
- a CDS encoding FAD-binding protein, with amino-acid sequence MAKNAYNPVTQDVLDTLRAIVGQGNVLSDAEKLETYSHDETEAAVYGHAPEVAVTPLTTEQVAAVVKLANRERIPITPRGAGSGLSGGAIPEYGGIILSLEKMNKILELDRANMVAVVEAGVVTNDLANAVQVEGLFFAGYPMSLQTCVIGGNIAENAGGGKAVKYGVTGRYVLGIELVTPQGDVVQLGGKLSKDVSGYDLKSLVIGSEGTLGVVTKAIIKLIGYPTAKSDLLVLFKTPKEAIDLVPVILSKGIAPTSIEFMDQLSIITSCEYLNESLPYENCGAMLLIELDGTSVPQIEMDLVEAGKLCEANGAIEVYVAEDKNNIERIWNVRRNIAEAFKVYSPIQSLEDIVVPISRIPEMIPELERMGKKYNVQIPCYGHAGDGNLHATLVKDPEMPMETWKENEHQCLKELYKVTGDLGGKISGEHGIGIKRREYLKEIINSVELDLMRAIKGAWDPNNIMNPGKIFV; translated from the coding sequence ATGGCTAAGAATGCCTACAATCCCGTCACTCAGGATGTCCTCGATACTCTGCGGGCAATCGTAGGTCAGGGCAACGTCTTGTCAGACGCGGAAAAGCTCGAAACCTATTCTCACGACGAGACCGAGGCCGCGGTGTATGGGCATGCCCCCGAGGTGGCGGTCACACCCCTCACCACCGAACAGGTCGCCGCGGTGGTAAAGCTGGCGAACAGGGAACGAATCCCTATCACCCCACGGGGAGCGGGGTCTGGGCTATCAGGAGGCGCTATCCCGGAGTACGGCGGTATCATTCTATCCCTCGAAAAAATGAACAAAATCCTGGAGCTGGACAGGGCCAACATGGTGGCGGTGGTCGAGGCCGGGGTGGTGACCAACGATTTGGCCAACGCGGTACAGGTGGAAGGGCTCTTTTTCGCGGGGTATCCCATGAGCCTCCAGACCTGCGTGATCGGCGGCAATATCGCGGAAAACGCTGGAGGTGGCAAGGCCGTCAAGTATGGCGTAACGGGACGGTATGTCTTGGGGATAGAATTGGTGACCCCTCAGGGCGACGTCGTCCAACTGGGAGGAAAACTCTCCAAGGACGTGAGCGGCTACGATTTGAAATCTTTGGTCATTGGATCCGAGGGGACTTTGGGCGTCGTCACCAAGGCGATCATCAAATTGATCGGTTACCCGACGGCCAAATCAGACCTACTGGTGCTCTTTAAAACACCCAAAGAGGCGATAGACCTAGTTCCCGTGATTCTTTCGAAAGGCATAGCCCCCACCAGCATCGAATTTATGGATCAACTTTCGATTATCACCAGTTGCGAATACCTGAATGAAAGCCTCCCCTATGAAAACTGCGGTGCCATGCTCCTCATTGAGTTGGATGGAACCAGCGTGCCCCAGATTGAGATGGACCTCGTCGAGGCGGGCAAACTTTGCGAGGCGAACGGAGCCATAGAGGTATACGTGGCAGAGGACAAGAACAACATTGAACGCATATGGAATGTTCGTCGGAATATCGCGGAAGCCTTCAAGGTCTATAGCCCCATCCAGAGCCTGGAGGACATCGTGGTTCCCATCTCCCGCATTCCAGAGATGATTCCCGAACTGGAAAGAATGGGGAAAAAATACAACGTGCAGATTCCCTGTTACGGGCACGCGGGAGACGGCAATCTTCACGCCACGCTCGTCAAAGACCCGGAAATGCCCATGGAAACGTGGAAAGAGAACGAACATCAGTGCCTGAAGGAGCTTTATAAAGTCACCGGCGACCTGGGAGGCAAGATCAGCGGAGAGCACGGCATAGGCATCAAGCGCAGGGAGTACCTGAAGGAAATCATCAACTCGGTGGAGCTGGATCTTATGCGAGCCATCAAAGGAGCCTGGGATCCGAATAACATCATGAATCCCGGCAAAATCTTCGTGTAG